AGCGGATCGGGCTGTCCGCCCAGCCGCCACAGGTGCAGCCGGGAGTCTGCCTCATCGAGCAGCCAGGCGCCGTATGGCGAGCGGCCGAGCAGCTGCGCCGCACCGGCGCGCTCGTCACCGATCAGCCTCGCGTGCAGCGACAGTCCGCGCTGCCCGCGCGTGAGGTCGACCTCAACCTCGAGCGGGTCACGGTGCAGCTCGACCACACCGCGCTTGCCGTAAACCAGCGGTACGCCGACATCGGCGACGGCATCGAGCATCTGCCACAGGCCCCGGTCCTTGTCGCGCAGGCTGATCGTCTTGCCGTCGCTGTAGGAGTGGTAGCGATCGTGGGCGCGGGCCCAGTTCAGCAGTGCGCGCAGCTCGTCGGCCGCTCCCGGCGGCTGGAGCCGGGTGGGGCCGTCGGTTGCGAGGTCGCTCCAGGACACCACATTGCGCACCCAGTCTCCGCGGGCGCCGCGCGAGACCACCCGCAGCACCACATCTTGGGCACCGGGGGCCCGCTGCGACGGGGCCATCGCGGGCAGGTAGCGGCCGGTCGGCACGGCCGGGATGTCGAACTGCAGCGCGGCGGTGATCGGCGGCGCGAGCGTCCGCCCGCGGGCCTCGCCCAGCACCGGCTCCAGGCGCTGGCGCCACCGGCCGTCGCGGGGGCGGCGGCGGACGGTCTGCGCGATCGCCGCCAGCGCAACTGCAACCGTGTGCTTGCACGAGTCGCCGATCGGGCAGCTGCACGAGCCGAGACTGCCGCGCGAGCGGTCATGCGGCACCACCACGAGGTAGGCCGACGCACCGCTGCCGAGGACCTCGCCGTGAATGCCGGACGGGTCGGTGCGGACCTTGACCACGTGACCGCTGTGGAAGTAGGCACGCCCCCGCGACATGGTGCCGTAGTCGACGAGATCCTCGATCTCATCGAGGGTCGGCAGGTCCGGGTCGGTGCTCATGCCCGCCACGGTAGCCCCGGGCACCGACATGGCCCGCGCACGACGCGGCACGGCCGGCCAATAGTCTCAGTGACATGGTGCGTCGAATCGTTCTCGCGAGCGTGGCGGTGCTGCTTATCGGCAGCGTGCTGCTCGCCGTACTCGTCCATCCGAGCTGGTGGGTGCTGGCCGGAATCGCGCTCGCATTGGCAGCCATCGCGGTGTACGACGTGGTGCAAAAACGGCACAGCATCCTGCGCAACTACCCGATCCTGGCGCACGCGCGGTTTGCGATGGAGTCGATCCGCCCGGAGATCCAGCAGTACTTCATCGAGCGCAACTACGACGGCCGCCCGTTTGACCGCGACACCCGCACCGTCGTCTACGAGCGCGCCAAGGGCATCCACGCGGCCAAGGCGTTTGGCACCGAGCGCGACGTCAACGAGATCGGTTACGAGTACCTCATCCACTCCACCGCGCCGGTCCTGCCGCCGAGCGCGCCGGTCACGGTGCGGGTCGGCTCGAGCCAGTGCACCGTGCCCTACGACATCGCGCTGCTGAACGTCTCGGGCATGTCGTACGGCGCGCTCTCACCGCCAGCGGTCAGCGCGATGAACCGCGGCGCGGCGATGGGCGGTTTTGCCCAGGACACCGGTGAGGGCGGGATCTCGCGGTTCCATCTCGAGGGTGGCGGCGATCTGATTTGGGAGATCGGCAGCGGCTACTTCGGCGCCCGCGACGAACGCGGGAGGTTTGACCCGGCGCGCTTCGCCGAGCGTGCCGCACTGCCGCAGGTGAAGATGGTCGAGCTCAAGCTCAGCCAGGGTGCCAAGCCCGGGCTGGGCGGCGTACTGCCCGGGCCCAAGGTCACCGAGCCGATCGCCGATGCGCGCGGCGTACCGCTCGGGCAAGACTGCATCTCCCCCGCTGGGCACACCGCGTTTTCGACCCCACGCGAGATGGTCCGGTTCATCGGTCAGATGCGCGAGCTCGCCGGCGGCAAACCGGCGGGATTCAAGCTATGCGTGGGCTCACGGGCCGAGATCCTGGCGATCTGCAAGGCGATCCTCGACGAGGGGATCTACCCCGACTTCATCGTGGTCGACGGCAGCGAGGGAGGCACCGGAGCCGCACCCCTCGAGTACTCCGACCATGTGGGTACGCCGCTGACCGAGGGCCTGCTGACCGTGCACAACGCGCTCGTCGGCACGGGACTGCGCAAGCAGATCAAGATCGGGGCGTCGGGGAAGGTGGCGCTGGCCAGCGACCTCGTTAAGCGGCTGATCCAGGGGGCTGACTGGACCAACGCGGCCCGCGCGATGATGATGGCGACCGGCTGCATCCAGGCGCAGACGTGCCACACCAACGAGTGCCCCGTCGGGGTCGCGACTCAGGATCCCAAGCGGTACGCCGCCCTGGACGTCGCCGACAAGGCCGAGCGGGTCGCGCGGTTCCAGAAGGCCACCACCGCAGAGGCGATGCAGATCCTCGCCTCGATGGGAGTCTCGTCGCACCAGGAGCTGCACCCCGACCTGTTGCGTCGCCGCATCTCGCACACCACGACGATGGCCTACAGCCAGCTGTATGACTGGCTCGACGAGGGCGAGCTGCTGGCCGAGCCGCCGCGGCTGTGGGCGTCCGACTGGGAGCGCGCCGACCCGGACACCTTCCACATCGCCCGCTCCGTATTGCGCTAACCGACGCCTGCCAGGCACTTTTCGCGGCCCGTGCGGGCGCGCACCGGCGTACTGCCGGCGCGTTACATAATGGCGCGATGGATAAGACGACGTTGCGTGAGATGCAGGCGCCCCTGAAGGAGAAGTACCGCTCGGATCCGAAGTCAGCGCGCACCGAGCTGCATGCTCAGGCCGACTTCCGCGATGACGGCATCACCGCCACCGTCGACGGATGGGCGGGCCCGGTGCGCGCCGGTCTGCACGAGGCGACCGGGGGCGATGGCTCTGACGCCTGCTCGGGCGACATGCTGCTCGAAGCACTGCTGGCCTGCTCGGGCGTGACGCTGCGCAGCGTTGCCACGTCGATGGGTCTGGATATTCGCGAGGTCACGCTTCGGGCCGATGGCATCTTCGACGCCCGCGGCACGCTCGGGCTCGACAAGGAGGTCCCGGTCGGAGTGAGCGACGTCGTCGTCACGATCGAGGTCGACACCGACGCTGACGATGACAAGCTTGAGCGCCTCGCGTCCACGACCGAGCGCTACTGCGTGGTCGGGCAGAGCCTGGCCACCCCGGCGAAGTTTGTCATCGAGCGCGCCTAGCCTTCGGCGTTAACCCGCTATATAGGTGGGAACTCGCGCGCCAGCGCTGTCGAACACGAGGTAGAAGTTGTTGTTCGGATCGACCTGGGCGTACTGCTGGATGAAGAACTTGCCCTGCGGACCGGGATCGTAGGTCGGGTTGAACACCTCGACGGTCACCATCGAGTCATCGCCGCCCACGTTGAGGTGCGCGCCGCTGTTATTCGGACCCCAGTTCGTCAAGAACGTGCAGTTCTTGAGGGTGAAGGTTCCGGCGCATCGCTCGATGTTGAGACCAGGCGACGGACCTGCCTGCGCCACATCGCTGTGGATCAGGTTGGTACAGGCAGAGGTGGTGCATCGCCAGAACGTCGGCATGCCGATCCGAGTGTGGTGGGCGTAGACATTGGTCACCGAGACGTACGACTGCAGGTTGAACATGATCGGCGACGTGCCGACCGAGATGCCGTTGTCGTCGCGGCAGTCGATCTCAATGCTCGACAGCTCCATGCTTCGACCTCGGTAGCCGGTGATGGCGCCGGCTTCACCCGGCGGCTTGGCCAGCCATCCGCGGTGCGCGCCCTGCAGCTTCAGATAGCTGAACCGGGTGTTGTGCCCACTGGCCCAGATTCCGTTGTAGGCAACGCCGCCGAGGTCTTCGCCACGCATGGTGAAGTTGGAGAAGAAGGCGTTGTCGCGCTGCGACTCGATCATCTTCTCCTGCAGACCGTCGGTGTAGGTCTGCTGGCCCTGGACAAACCCCGACTTCTTCGGCTTCACCACAGCGCCGGGGCCAAGTCCGACGATGCCGCGCCGTACGCCGAGCATCGAGCGGTAGCGCCGGGCGTCGCTCACGAAGCCTTGGGAGGTGTCAATCCAAAACGGCTCGGGATCCTCTGGCAGCACCAGAATGTCGTTGTCGCCAATGAGCGCCATCGCATCCTGCAGTGTCGTACCGCTGGAGCGGGCCCATCTCCACTTCACCGGATTCGCATCCGAGGGAAAACCGGGAAGCTGCCCGACATCGCTGATCGCGAAGGGGCCAAAGGTCGGCAGGTTTGCTGACGCCGAGCTCGCCGGAATTGCGGCTATCGCGCCGAGTGCGACACCGCCAACGAGCAACGAGCGGCGCGAGAAGGTGGGGGAATCTTCCATTTTTGCCTCACGTCACACTCTCCTCTCCCCGATGCCACCCGGTCAATGGCAAGCGGTGAATGTCCGCGGATTGCTGCGCGGACTCGTCGAGCGGTGTCGGCGCGGCGGGCCTAGGCTGGTGAAGGCCACCCCACCTGACGAGGAGACACGCATGCCTCTGGAAAAAGTCAACGAAGTCGCCTACACGATCGCCGCGACCGCGAAGGGCGGACGCGACGGAAACGTCAAGAGCGAAGACGGAGTCGTCGATCTGCCGCTGGGCCGCCCAGGCAACACCAGCTCGCCCAAGGCCAACCCCGAGACGCTGTTTGCCGCCGGCTATGCCTCGTGCTTCAGCGGCGCGCTGAACTACGTCGCCAAGGAAGCGGGCGTCGATGCCTCTGACTCGACCGTGACGGTCGACGTGACCTTCGGCAAGACCGACACCGGTTTCGGACTGGCGGCCGACATCAAGGCCAACATCCCCGGTGTTGACGCCGACAAGGCGCAGGAGCTGGTGGAGAAGGCACACGCTTTCTGCCCGTACTCCAAGGCCACCCGCGGCAACATCGAGGTGACCGTCGGCGTCGAGTAACCCTTCACGCCAGACGACGAAAGGCTCGCCGAACGCGATGTTCGGCGAGCCTTTCGTCATGCGGGCCTTACGATGCGAGCAGGTCGTCGATCTGCGCGATCGCTGAGGTCGCACCCTCTTCCATGCCCATCTCGAGCACCTGCTGCAGCGCTTCGGCGGTCTCGTAGGTCGAGGTGTACGTCGCCCGCGTGCCACCGTCGTGTGCGGCGAAGGCAAAGACGCTCATGGACACCGGCATTGAGTCGACCGGGTTGAAGTTCTCGTCGGCGAAACCGTCCTCGAACTCAAAGCTCCGCGGTTCGTCCACCTTCGTGACGTTCCAGAACCCGGCGAACTTCTCGCCGTCCGGACCGGTCATGTAGTAGGTGACCCGCCCGCCGGGGCGCAGGTCGTGGTCGACGACGGTCGCGGGGTAGGTCGGCGGGCCCCAGATCTTCTCCAGCTGACGCGGGTCGGCGTACACCTGCCAGACCCGTTCGACGGGCGCGGCGAAGTCGGCGACGATGGTCAGCGATCGATTGTCGAGGTCCTTCTGGACGTCGGTGACGGGCATCTGCTTGCTCCTTGGGTGTGGGTGGTGCGCGGTGAGTTACTTCTCGGGCGGGTCGGCCGCGATCAGCTCGTCGATGCGCGCGATGCGTCCTCGCCAGAGGTGTTCGAGCTCAGTGAGCAGGTCCCCGACGGCGCGCACCGCAGCGACGTCGCCGCTGGCCAGCTGTTCGCGTCCACTGCGGCGCTTGGTGAGCAGCCCGGCCTTTTCGAGTACGGCGACATGCTTTTGCACTGCGGCAAAGCTCATGTCGTAGTTCGTTGCGAGCGCTGAGACCGAGTGCTCCCCCGCCAGCACGCGGCGCATGATGTCGCGCCGGGTGCGGTCGGCGAGTGCGTGAAACAGGGCGTCGGCCCGGTCTTCGTCCTCGTTGCTCACGCACCAAATATACAACCGATCGGTTGTACGTTGTCAACCCTCATGGTCGAACTCGCCCCCCCCTAACGACGTAAGTGTGGTGAGACTGTCACTGGGTGACAGCCACACCACACTTACGTCGCTATGCAGCGACATTCACCTTTAGCGCTGCACGTGCCTCTTGCGTGAAGGCGTTCTTTATCGGCTGGCCTGGTATTCCTCGATGATGTTGTTCGGAATACGGCCGCGATCACTCACGCTCTTGCCTTGGGAGCGCGCCCATTCGCGGATGGCCTGTAGCTCTTCAGATGAACGGCCGGTCTTGCGCGACGTACGACTTGTGCGTCCCGCGGAAGACGTGCGGGTGGCGACCTCCAAGAACGGCGCCAGCGCCTTATCGAGCTTTTCGCGGCTGGCCTGGCCCAAATCGACCGAATACGTGTCACCATCGACCGAGATCAGTACCGGCTCAGCACCTTCTTCCCCGGTCAGATCGTCGACATAAACGGTACGGCGTGCCATTACATCACCCTCAATTCTTCAGACTTAGACATCGGACCCCCGGAGAATATCTTTGCATTACCCATAAAATCTCACTAACCCACATCCCATTCCCAAACTAACGCGGGGCCAGTCTCTTTTGGATGGATTTTCCGAGCCCCAGCCGCAGCGCCTCGGCCGTCAGTTAGACCGTTGAGCCGCCCGGCACGCCTTTCATCGGCGTGACCAGAAAGCCCACGATGCCTAATTCCGTGGTGGTCACTGTTAGCCTCTGTCGGGTGAGCACCCCCGAGTCAGACAGAGCGGGGCTGCCGGTCCGCCGGTAGCCCGGATGCCCACCTTCCCTGCGCCTGCGAGACAGTCACCTGCCGCACGACGGCAACTGAGTACGCCAACTCGCGCCAGACCTCCACACGCGTCCAAAGCACCGGTGGACCTGCGCGTCCTCTCTCCGACTGCTTTGGAAGGCTCACATGCCGTTCGTGCTCTACCTTTTTGCGCTCGCCGCATTCGCTCAAGGAACCTCTGAATTCGTCCTCGCAGGTCTGCTGCCGGCGATCGCGATATCCCGCTCAGCCGCGCTGGGCCGCTCACCTGAGGCTTCGCGTTTGGGATGGTGGTCGGCGCGCCTGCGATGGCGATCGCCGGTCGTCGGCTTTCCCCTCGCCTCGCACTGTCGGGATTCCTCGGCACTTTCATTGCGGCGCACGCACTCGGTGTGCGTTCCGGCGATGGTCACCATTGCCATGGCAACACCAGCCAGGCCCGCGCCGGCCATCCGGAACCCTGGTGGCGATTCTCGCCTCGAGCTCCGTGCGCTCCGACGCGGGCCCGTGCAGCGCAACCTGCTGCTGGCCGTGCTGGTCAACGCAGCGACCTTCTGCACGTTCACCTACCTGGCCGTCATGGCCGCAGGCGCCATCGAGAAGCCCGAGATCCCTTTACTGCTGACGATCTTCGGCGCTGGTGCGTTGGCCGGAGTCGCCATCGCCGGGCGGTACGCCGATCTCCACTGGCGGCGGTTGACCTGGTTGACCGCTCCGTTGCTGTGCGCCGGCTGGGGGCTGCTTGCGCTGACAATCGCCGTACCTGCCGCGTTGTGGGCACTGGCGTTTGTGCAAGGCGGCTTGTCGTTCGCACTCGGTAGCACGTTGATCGCGCGGATCGTCGCAGTCGCCGATGACGCGCCCTCGCTGCGCGGCGCATTCGCGACCATCGCGTTGAATATCGGCGCTGTAGCCGGCCCGATCGGAGGCGGCGTCGCCCTCGATCGGTTCGGAGTCAGAGGGCCGGTCGCCGCGAGTGCGGTAACGATCGCGGTAGTGGTGGCGGCACTGGTTCACACCCGGCTTCGACGCCGCTGAACCTCGTAGCTGCCTGCCGTGAGTTGGAAACTAAGGGTTGCTGTTATCACATATAACTCCTATGGTCGTGTTCCAGGCCACACCCTCAGGTCACGCAAGGAGAGCCCGATGTCTGAGATCACCGTTCCCGTCTTGATCGTCGGAGGAGGCGGCTGCGGCCTCACGTCGTCGATCCTGTTGTCCGACTTTGGCGTCGATCACCTGATGATTGAGCGCCACCCCGGCACCTCGCACCTGCCGAAATCGCACTACCTCAACCAGCGCACGATGGAGATCTTCCGCCAGCACGCCGTCGCCGACTCGATCTACGAGGTCAGCTCGCCGATGGAGAACATGAGCACCGCCCTCTGGTGTACCTCGATCGGCGGCGATGGACCGTTCGACCGCAAGATCCTGGCCCGCCTCGATGCGTTCGGCGGCGGCGGCCTGGACTACGAGAAGGACGGTCCCGCCAGGTCGGCCAACTACTCCCAGGTGTGGCTCGAGCCGATCCTGCTCGAACACGCCCAGCAGCGCGGCCCGGGACGGCAGCTGTTTCGCCACGAACTGATCGGCTTCACCCAGGACGAGGACGGCGTAACGGCGCAGGTGCGCAACCTGGAGACGGGCGACGAACTGACGGTGAGGTCGCAGTACCTCATCGGCGCGGACGGCGGCAAGACCGTGGGCAAGTTGCTCGGCATTGAGATGCATGGCCCGGCCGGGTTGGTCGAGATGGTCACGACGCACTTCTCGGCAGATCTGTCCGAGTACTGCGATGACACTGCGTTCGTCAACTGGATGATCAACCCTGAAGGAAAGGACGGCTGGAGTGCCGGCGTACTCGCTCCGATGGGTCCGACCTGGGGCAACAAGTCTGAGAACTGGGTCATGCACTTTGCCTTCGCCCCCGATGACCCAGCGCGCAATGACGAAGCTGCGATGCCAGGCCGGATTCGCGAGCTGCTGAAGATCTCTAACCTGCAGATGGACATCCGCACGATTAACCACTGGATCGTGGAGGGCGTCGTTGCCGAGCGATACCAAGACGGGCGGGTATTTCTCGGTGGCGATGCTGCGCACCGCCATCCCCCAACCACCGGTCTCGGGCTCAACACCGCGTTCCAGGACGCGCACAACCTTGCCTGGAAGATCGCAGCCGTCGTCAACGGTCAGGCCGGCCCGGAGCTGCTGGACACCTACGAGGCAGAGCGGTATCCGGTCGGCGTGCGCAACGTCGACTGGGCAATGTTCACGTTCTTTAACCACATGCTGCTCGATGCCGGGCTAGGGCTGACCCCCGGCGCGACCTTGGAGCAGAAGCACGCCACCTTCGAGGCCTACTTCGACGACTCGCCCATGGGTGAGACCCGGCGCGCCCTCGCTGATGAGGTGTTCAACACCCAGCGCACGGAGTTCCAGGCTCACGATCTTGAGGTCGGCTTCCGGTACGACGCAGGCGCACTGGTGCCCGACGGAAGTGAGCCGCCGCCGCGCGATCCGATGGGACACATCTACCACCCCACAACCCGTCCGGGTCACCGGCTGCCACATGCCTGGTTGGAGTCCGACGGACAGCGCCTATCGACGCATGACCTCGTCGGCACCGACGGATTCGTGCTCATCACCGGCTCGGATACTGCGCCGTGGCAGCGTGCCGCACTCCAGGCGTGCGACCAGCTTGGCACCACCGTGAAGGTGGTCGGAGTTGGCGGCGGGTACGCCGATGTGGACGGTAGGTGGGCCGAGCTGCGGGAGATATCAGACTCAGGCGCCGTACTCGTGCGCCCCGATAACCACGTGGCCTGGCGGGTCGTCGATGCACCAAGCGACCCGTCCGGCGAACTCACCGCAGCCCTTCGTACAGTCCTCTCTCGCTAACCACCGCAATCCATTGCTCGGGCACCCGTGGTGCCCGAGCAGTGAGCAAGCGCCGATTTTCGGTGGTCGAGCGAGCGCCCTTGTCGGTGGTCGAGCAGTGAGCGAGCGCTAGCGGGCGAGTCTCTGTCGAGACCTCTCCGCGGAGTGGTCGAGCCCTCCTTTTCGGTGGTCGAGCAGTGAGCGAGCGCTAGCGAGTGAGCGTCTGTCGAGACCACTCCCGCCAGCCGACAGCGCTGGCTGAGCAGCCCTATTTCAGTGGTCGAGCAGGACCGAGCCCCTAGGGGCGAGGCCCGCCTGTCGAGACCACGTCCGCCAGCCGAAGAACCGTCTCGATCGGAGCGCTTCATAACGATATGGTAACGCGAAAGGTCACTACCACCTCACCCGTACCATTCGTCTCACGTGTCGCAGTTTTGGGCGGTTTGCGGCGAGGTGATGTCGGTGGCGACTGATCTAATCGAACACATGAACGAACAGGTCGTGGAGCTCAGCGTCGCCGGCGAACTCGCCGCCGCACGCGATGTCTACGCACGTGCCGTACGCCGCGCCACGACCGCCCTCGCCACCGAAGCCCTCTCCGATCGCGAGCTGATCGCCACCCTGAAGCTCGGCGGACAACACGCCCGCCTGTGCGATGCGCTGCTGGTGGCGGCGATCGAGCAGGTGCACGAGCGCAACAATGCGCCTCGCGATGAACGGTTGACCACGCGCCTGGGTGCGAAAGATGCCGCCGAGCTGGTGCGCGCCGCCACCCTGTGCAGCGGCAAGACCGCGCGCACACTCATGAGTGCCGCGAAGCTCACCCGCCGCGACCGCTCCATGACCACCGGCGAACTCCTGCCCGGACGGTTCCCACAGCTCGCCGCCGCGTTGCGCGACGGGGTGATCAGCGCCGCCACGTTCCTCGCCGCCACCAAACCCCTGAACGATGCAATCACCCGGATCTCCGCTGAGGATCTGGTTGAGGCCGACGAGATACTCGCCGGGTATGCCCGTGGGCACGCCAACAACACCACCACAACCAACGGCGACGATGCCGGAGCCGATGCGGACGCCGCCAACAACGACACTTCCACCTCCGACGGGGTGCCGCCGATGGACGCTGATGACCTGGCTTTCCTGGCCCGCCGGCTGACTGCGTATGCCGATCCCGACGGCGCCGAGCCAACGGAGAAACGCGCGCTAGCCCGACGCGGCCTCACTCTCGGCAAACCCAAAGACGGGCTAGTACCGATCAACGGGCACCTGATGCCCGAGACCGCCAGCCAGCTCGAACGCCTCCTCAGCGCGATCATCAACCCCCGCAGCACCAAAGACGACGTCAACCTCGACGAAGAAGCGGCCGCGGCCAGCGACGTGACGGCAACCAGCGAGGCGGCAGCCGGGTGCGGTGACAGAGCGCTCAGTGACACCACCGACAACGACGTTCGCGACTGCCACGGCTTCGATGGTCACGACAGTGGCACCTGCGATGGCACCCAGAGTGAGCAGCTGCCCCCGCCGGATGAGCGAACCAGCCCGCAGAAACGCCACGACGCCCTCGCCGCCATCCTCAACCTCGCCGCCGGCGCGGCAGACGCCCCGGCCCTCGGCGGCGCGCCACCCACGCTAGTGGTCACCATCAGTGCTGAGGACTTCGAGAACCAGTCCGGCTGGGCACACCTGGATGGACTGGACATTCAGACCTCCTGGCACGCCGCCCAACGCATCGCCTGCATCGGGGTCAT
The nucleotide sequence above comes from Epidermidibacterium keratini. Encoded proteins:
- a CDS encoding FMN-binding glutamate synthase family protein, whose amino-acid sequence is MVRRIVLASVAVLLIGSVLLAVLVHPSWWVLAGIALALAAIAVYDVVQKRHSILRNYPILAHARFAMESIRPEIQQYFIERNYDGRPFDRDTRTVVYERAKGIHAAKAFGTERDVNEIGYEYLIHSTAPVLPPSAPVTVRVGSSQCTVPYDIALLNVSGMSYGALSPPAVSAMNRGAAMGGFAQDTGEGGISRFHLEGGGDLIWEIGSGYFGARDERGRFDPARFAERAALPQVKMVELKLSQGAKPGLGGVLPGPKVTEPIADARGVPLGQDCISPAGHTAFSTPREMVRFIGQMRELAGGKPAGFKLCVGSRAEILAICKAILDEGIYPDFIVVDGSEGGTGAAPLEYSDHVGTPLTEGLLTVHNALVGTGLRKQIKIGASGKVALASDLVKRLIQGADWTNAARAMMMATGCIQAQTCHTNECPVGVATQDPKRYAALDVADKAERVARFQKATTAEAMQILASMGVSSHQELHPDLLRRRISHTTTMAYSQLYDWLDEGELLAEPPRLWASDWERADPDTFHIARSVLR
- a CDS encoding histone-like nucleoid-structuring protein Lsr2, which gives rise to MARRTVYVDDLTGEEGAEPVLISVDGDTYSVDLGQASREKLDKALAPFLEVATRTSSAGRTSRTSRKTGRSSEELQAIREWARSQGKSVSDRGRIPNNIIEEYQASR
- a CDS encoding MFS transporter; this translates as MQRNLLLAVLVNAATFCTFTYLAVMAAGAIEKPEIPLLLTIFGAGALAGVAIAGRYADLHWRRLTWLTAPLLCAGWGLLALTIAVPAALWALAFVQGGLSFALGSTLIARIVAVADDAPSLRGAFATIALNIGAVAGPIGGGVALDRFGVRGPVAASAVTIAVVVAALVHTRLRRR
- a CDS encoding OsmC family protein, whose translation is MDKTTLREMQAPLKEKYRSDPKSARTELHAQADFRDDGITATVDGWAGPVRAGLHEATGGDGSDACSGDMLLEALLACSGVTLRSVATSMGLDIREVTLRADGIFDARGTLGLDKEVPVGVSDVVVTIEVDTDADDDKLERLASTTERYCVVGQSLATPAKFVIERA
- a CDS encoding HNH endonuclease signature motif containing protein — encoded protein: MSQFWAVCGEVMSVATDLIEHMNEQVVELSVAGELAAARDVYARAVRRATTALATEALSDRELIATLKLGGQHARLCDALLVAAIEQVHERNNAPRDERLTTRLGAKDAAELVRAATLCSGKTARTLMSAAKLTRRDRSMTTGELLPGRFPQLAAALRDGVISAATFLAATKPLNDAITRISAEDLVEADEILAGYARGHANNTTTTNGDDAGADADAANNDTSTSDGVPPMDADDLAFLARRLTAYADPDGAEPTEKRALARRGLTLGKPKDGLVPINGHLMPETASQLERLLSAIINPRSTKDDVNLDEEAAAASDVTATSEAAAGCGDRALSDTTDNDVRDCHGFDGHDSGTCDGTQSEQLPPPDERTSPQKRHDALAAILNLAAGAADAPALGGAPPTLVVTISAEDFENQSGWAHLDGLDIQTSWHAAQRIACIGVIQRVIHLATGRIIGIHTTGRIFNAAQRRAIIARDRECIIPGCHTPAAWCEIHHVHDWALGGSTHTDNGVLLCWFHHRTLGYNGWHIRMTDGLPQVRGPQWWDPHRRWHQVHTTLARAG
- a CDS encoding SRPBCC family protein; this translates as MPVTDVQKDLDNRSLTIVADFAAPVERVWQVYADPRQLEKIWGPPTYPATVVDHDLRPGGRVTYYMTGPDGEKFAGFWNVTKVDEPRSFEFEDGFADENFNPVDSMPVSMSVFAFAAHDGGTRATYTSTYETAEALQQVLEMGMEEGATSAIAQIDDLLAS
- a CDS encoding ArsR/SmtB family transcription factor, which codes for MSNEDEDRADALFHALADRTRRDIMRRVLAGEHSVSALATNYDMSFAAVQKHVAVLEKAGLLTKRRSGREQLASGDVAAVRAVGDLLTELEHLWRGRIARIDELIAADPPEK
- a CDS encoding organic hydroperoxide resistance protein; translated protein: MPLEKVNEVAYTIAATAKGGRDGNVKSEDGVVDLPLGRPGNTSSPKANPETLFAAGYASCFSGALNYVAKEAGVDASDSTVTVDVTFGKTDTGFGLAADIKANIPGVDADKAQELVEKAHAFCPYSKATRGNIEVTVGVE
- a CDS encoding FAD-dependent monooxygenase, whose translation is MSEITVPVLIVGGGGCGLTSSILLSDFGVDHLMIERHPGTSHLPKSHYLNQRTMEIFRQHAVADSIYEVSSPMENMSTALWCTSIGGDGPFDRKILARLDAFGGGGLDYEKDGPARSANYSQVWLEPILLEHAQQRGPGRQLFRHELIGFTQDEDGVTAQVRNLETGDELTVRSQYLIGADGGKTVGKLLGIEMHGPAGLVEMVTTHFSADLSEYCDDTAFVNWMINPEGKDGWSAGVLAPMGPTWGNKSENWVMHFAFAPDDPARNDEAAMPGRIRELLKISNLQMDIRTINHWIVEGVVAERYQDGRVFLGGDAAHRHPPTTGLGLNTAFQDAHNLAWKIAAVVNGQAGPELLDTYEAERYPVGVRNVDWAMFTFFNHMLLDAGLGLTPGATLEQKHATFEAYFDDSPMGETRRALADEVFNTQRTEFQAHDLEVGFRYDAGALVPDGSEPPPRDPMGHIYHPTTRPGHRLPHAWLESDGQRLSTHDLVGTDGFVLITGSDTAPWQRAALQACDQLGTTVKVVGVGGGYADVDGRWAELREISDSGAVLVRPDNHVAWRVVDAPSDPSGELTAALRTVLSR